Proteins from a genomic interval of Lolium perenne isolate Kyuss_39 chromosome 1, Kyuss_2.0, whole genome shotgun sequence:
- the LOC127313187 gene encoding gibberellin 20 oxidase 2 gives MVDLSNSATMSTPSMEIALGCIPADPNGIESKNVTNVLDLWHLKKEIPAPFVWPHADTHPSSLTTTELDVPVVDVGAALRSAAGMRHAAAQVAAACASHGFFQVTGHGVDPALARAALDGAGGFFDLPLATKQRARRAPGTVTGYASAHADRFASKLPWKETLSFGHDHDDGDSRVVVDYFTSTLGDDFKDLGEVYQEYCKAMEEASLAIMEVLGVSLGLGRGYYRDFFADGSSIMRCNYYPRCPEPDRTMGTGPHCDPSALTILLQDGAVDGLQVFLDGAWRSVRPKPGELVVNIGDTFMALSNGRYKSCLHRAVVHREQERRSLAYFLCPRHDRLVRPPPPSSPAPAPRLYPDFTWADLMRFTQRHYRADSRTLDAFARWLGPPSCSAPPMSPG, from the exons ATGGTCGACCTCTCAAACTCTGCAACAATGTCGACTCCGTCCATGGAAATTGCCCTGGGTTGTATCCCCGCCGACCCGAACGGGATAGAGAGCAAGAATGTTACCAACGTCCTTGACCTCTGGCACCTGAAGAAAGAGATCCCGGCTCCCTTCGTCTGGCCCCACGCAGACACGCACCCGTCGTCGTTGACGACGACGGAGCTGGACGTGCCGGTGGTCGACGTTGGCGCGGCGCTGCGCTCCGCCGCCGGGATGCGCCATGCCGCGGCGCAGGTGGCCGCCGCGTGCGCGAGCCACGGCTTCTTCCAGGTGACCGGGCACGGCGTGGACCCGGCCCTAGCCCGCGCCGCGCTTGACGGCGCCGGGGGCTTCTTCGACCTCCCGCTCGCCACCAAGCAGCGCGCACGCCGCGCCCCCGGCACCGTCACGGGCTACGCCTCCGCCCACGCCGACCGCTTCGCCTCCAAGCTTCCCTGGAAGGAAACTCTCTCcttcggccacgaccacgacgacggcgacAGCCGCGTCGTCGTGGACTACTTCACCTCCACCCTAGGCGACGACTTCAAAGACCTAGG GGAGGTGTACCAGGAGTACTGCAAGGCGATGGAGGAGGCGTCGCTGGCGATAATGGAGGTGCTCGGGGTGAGCCTGGGGCTGGGGAGAGGCTACTACAGGGACTTCTTCGCCGACGGCAGCTCCATCATGAGGTGCAACTATTACCCGCGGTGCCCGGAGCCGGACAGGACGATGGGGACGGGGCCGCACTGCGACCCGTCGGCGCTCACCATCCTGCTGcaagacggcgccgtggacgggcTCCAGGTGTTTCTCGACGGCGCCTGGCGCTCCGTGCGGCCCAAGCCCGGAGAGCTCGTCGTCAACATCGGCGACACATTCATG GCGCTGTCGAACGGGCGGTACAAGAGCTGCCTCCACCGCGCGGTGGTGCACCGGGAGCAGGAGCGCCGCTCGCTGGCCTACTTCCTCTGCCCACGCCACGACCGCCTGgtgcgcccgccgccgccgtcgtctccggcgccggcgcccCGGCTGTACCCGGACTTCACGTGGGCCGACCTCATGCGGTTCACCCAGCGACACTACCGCGCCGACAGCCGCACTCTCGACGCCTTCGCACGCTGGCTCGGCCCACCAAGCTGCTCCGCCCCGCCGATGTCGCCCGGCTAA